In the Deinococcus budaensis genome, one interval contains:
- a CDS encoding sugar ABC transporter permease, with protein sequence MTTAPQPPRSGTQALPPGGYVHREPGPLRRALPWLGLAALAVGFVVLGYFLVQSMQGRQRSFSIYYVEQGWLRFLLFLLAASGVLALTSLIGQRLGQARTGRKISYAAVLGDQLTHLFLILVVLVAVYPLVYVLIAAFDPRNSLFAFPDFENPNILYRSGLLPNLDVLSLENFTRLFAGLTVPGWQVALAALGGAALAALLLLALVARLGRESAGLARARGWAMGLLIAAVALLVAFVVPAQFTGADNESKFLLSVRNTMLVSGLTGLLAILLSTTAGYAMARLRFSGRFQMLLFFIFIQMFPVFLALVAVYTLMVLLGLTNTFTGLILAYSGGAIAFNTWIFKGYVESLPESLEEAAMVDGATRWQTFLRVVLPLSGGMLAFIFLNQFIGTYAEFILANVLLTGVEKWTVGVMLLSFTQGQFSTKWGVFAAAATLGALPIIALFYGFQRYFVGGTLAGGVKE encoded by the coding sequence ATGACGACCGCGCCGCAACCTCCCCGCTCCGGCACCCAGGCGCTGCCGCCCGGCGGCTATGTCCACCGGGAACCCGGGCCGCTGCGGCGCGCCCTGCCCTGGCTGGGCCTGGCCGCCCTGGCCGTGGGTTTCGTGGTGCTGGGGTATTTCCTGGTGCAGAGTATGCAGGGGCGCCAGCGCAGCTTCTCGATCTACTACGTGGAACAGGGCTGGCTGCGGTTCTTGCTGTTCTTGCTGGCGGCCAGCGGTGTGCTGGCCCTGACCAGCCTGATCGGGCAGCGGCTCGGGCAGGCGCGCACCGGCCGCAAGATCAGTTACGCGGCGGTGCTGGGCGACCAGCTCACCCACCTCTTTCTGATTCTGGTCGTGCTGGTCGCCGTCTACCCGCTGGTATACGTCTTGATCGCCGCCTTCGATCCGCGCAACAGCCTCTTCGCGTTTCCGGACTTCGAGAATCCCAACATCCTCTACCGTTCGGGCCTGCTGCCCAATCTGGACGTGCTGAGCCTGGAAAACTTCACGCGGCTGTTCGCGGGCCTGACGGTGCCCGGGTGGCAGGTCGCGCTGGCGGCGCTGGGGGGCGCGGCGCTGGCGGCGCTGCTGCTGCTGGCGCTGGTGGCCCGCCTGGGCCGCGAGAGCGCCGGGCTGGCGCGGGCGCGGGGCTGGGCGATGGGGCTGCTGATCGCCGCCGTGGCGCTGCTGGTCGCCTTCGTGGTTCCGGCGCAGTTTACCGGCGCCGACAACGAGAGCAAGTTCTTGCTGTCGGTCCGCAACACCATGCTGGTCTCGGGCCTGACCGGCCTGCTGGCGATCCTGCTCTCCACGACCGCCGGGTACGCGATGGCGCGGCTGCGCTTTTCGGGCCGCTTCCAGATGCTGCTGTTTTTCATCTTTATCCAGATGTTCCCGGTCTTCCTGGCGCTCGTCGCGGTGTACACCCTGATGGTGCTGCTGGGCCTGACCAACACCTTTACCGGGTTGATCCTGGCGTACTCGGGGGGTGCGATCGCCTTTAACACCTGGATTTTCAAGGGCTACGTGGAGTCGCTGCCCGAATCGCTGGAGGAAGCGGCGATGGTGGACGGCGCGACCCGCTGGCAGACCTTCCTGCGGGTGGTGCTGCCCCTTTCCGGGGGCATGCTGGCCTTTATCTTCCTGAATCAGTTTATCGGCACCTACGCCGAATTTATCCTGGCCAACGTGCTGCTCACCGGCGTCGAGAAATGGACCGTCGGCGTGATGCTGCTGAGCTTTACCCAGGGCCAGTTCTCGACCAAGTGGGGCGTTTTCGCGGCGGCCGCCACGCTGGGCGCGCTGCCGATCATCGCGCTGTTCTACGGCTTCCAGCGCTACTTCGTGGGCGGCACGCTCGCGGGCGGCGTCAAGGAGTAA
- a CDS encoding cation:proton antiporter, producing the protein MLTAFAVLLCVTAGLAYLNERFWHFPTTVGVTLAGAVASIGLIALDALGVPGLRGWAAGLLETLDFTDFVLNGILSILLFAGALGLNARQLVRQRVSILTLALLSTLISTGLIGFGAHFLFGLVGLDVPLVWALLFGALISPTDPVAVLDLLKRARVPARIETLIAGESLFNDGVGVVIFLVLAGLAGIGGSHAEPGVVGALTLFVREALGGLLFGGLLGGVGYALLRSIEQHAVEVLLTLALVIGGYVAATALGVSGPLAMVVAGLVISATKDAAFGQETRAHIEGFWETVDQVLNILLFAFIGLDVLLTETTGRQLIASAGLIALALAARWISVALPFALVRARDGYGPYTVRLLTWGGLRGGIAISLALGLPDHPARTHLVTATYAVVLFTIAVQGLTILPLVRRAAQASGEVPAAPGR; encoded by the coding sequence ATGTTGACCGCGTTCGCCGTGCTGCTGTGTGTGACTGCTGGGCTGGCGTACCTCAACGAGCGGTTCTGGCACTTCCCGACCACAGTGGGCGTGACGCTGGCGGGCGCGGTGGCGAGCATCGGCTTGATCGCGCTCGACGCGCTGGGGGTACCGGGCCTGCGCGGCTGGGCGGCGGGGTTGCTGGAAACCCTGGATTTTACCGACTTCGTCCTGAACGGAATTCTCAGCATTCTGCTGTTCGCGGGGGCGCTGGGCCTCAACGCCCGGCAGCTGGTGCGGCAGCGGGTCAGCATCCTGACGCTGGCGCTGCTGAGCACCCTGATCAGCACCGGACTGATCGGCTTCGGGGCGCACTTCCTGTTCGGGCTGGTGGGGCTGGACGTGCCGCTGGTGTGGGCGCTGCTGTTCGGTGCCCTGATCAGCCCGACCGACCCGGTCGCGGTGCTCGACCTGCTGAAGCGGGCCAGGGTCCCCGCCCGCATCGAGACCCTGATCGCGGGCGAGAGCCTCTTTAATGACGGGGTGGGCGTCGTGATCTTTCTGGTGCTGGCGGGGCTGGCCGGGATCGGGGGCAGCCACGCCGAGCCGGGGGTGGTGGGCGCACTCACCCTCTTCGTGCGCGAGGCGCTGGGGGGCCTGCTGTTCGGGGGGCTGCTGGGGGGAGTGGGGTACGCCTTGCTGCGCAGCATCGAGCAGCACGCGGTGGAGGTGCTGCTCACGCTCGCGCTGGTGATCGGCGGCTACGTCGCGGCGACCGCGCTGGGGGTCAGCGGGCCGCTGGCGATGGTGGTCGCGGGGCTGGTCATCTCGGCCACCAAGGACGCGGCGTTCGGTCAGGAGACCCGCGCCCATATCGAGGGCTTCTGGGAGACGGTCGATCAGGTGCTCAACATCCTGCTGTTCGCCTTTATCGGGCTGGACGTGCTGCTCACCGAAACCACCGGGCGGCAACTGATCGCCAGCGCGGGGCTGATCGCTCTGGCGCTGGCGGCCCGCTGGATCAGTGTGGCGCTGCCGTTCGCGCTGGTGCGGGCGCGTGACGGATACGGTCCCTACACGGTGCGGCTGCTGACCTGGGGAGGACTGCGGGGCGGCATCGCCATCAGCCTCGCGCTGGGGCTGCCGGACCATCCGGCCCGCACCCACCTCGTGACCGCCACCTACGCCGTCGTGCTGTTCACCATCGCCGTGCAGGGCCTGACCATCTTGCCGCTGGTCCGCCGGGCCGCCCAGGCCAGCGGCGAGGTCCCGGCCGCGCCCGGACGCTGA
- a CDS encoding maltose ABC transporter substrate-binding protein codes for MKKALTILSLALLGNASAATITVWTHFGSGELTWLKDQAADFKKKTGHTVNLVSVPFDNIPDKMIQSAPKGQGPDLVVTLPQDRLGQLAAAGVIEPMDKYVTSRSDLDRTALSAMTYKGKLFGLPMFAESVALVYNKKLVPTAPTTWNAFLSTAQKNTGNGRFGFLMDLGNAYQNYGFISAYGGYVFKNSGGTLNTKDVGLANAGADKAAGFMNDLRYKYNLVPEGVDGGAAKSAFVDGRLAMLLTGPWDMSDIKKAGINYGIATFPTPPGASGKWSPFVGVQGAMLSAYSKNKAVAAQFARSIVTGDAQVAFNKAGGRIPVSLSARTKLKSDPVVAGFSKTISAGTPMPNVVEMGAVWGPWTNAVAQSVQRPNQNYTQILDKAVQEINSAIK; via the coding sequence ATGAAAAAAGCTCTGACCATTCTGTCTCTCGCCCTGCTGGGCAACGCCAGCGCCGCCACCATCACGGTCTGGACGCACTTCGGCAGCGGCGAGCTGACCTGGCTCAAGGACCAGGCCGCCGACTTCAAGAAGAAGACCGGTCACACCGTCAACCTCGTCAGCGTGCCTTTTGACAACATCCCTGACAAGATGATCCAGAGCGCGCCCAAGGGCCAGGGACCGGACCTCGTCGTGACCCTGCCCCAGGACCGCCTGGGCCAGCTGGCGGCGGCGGGCGTGATTGAGCCGATGGACAAGTACGTGACCAGCCGCAGCGACCTGGACCGCACGGCCCTGAGCGCGATGACCTACAAGGGCAAGCTGTTCGGCCTGCCGATGTTTGCCGAGTCGGTCGCCCTGGTCTACAACAAGAAGCTGGTGCCCACGGCCCCCACCACCTGGAACGCCTTCCTGAGCACCGCGCAGAAGAACACCGGCAACGGCCGCTTCGGCTTCCTGATGGACCTGGGCAACGCCTACCAGAACTACGGCTTTATCAGCGCGTACGGCGGGTACGTGTTCAAGAACAGCGGCGGCACCCTGAACACCAAGGACGTCGGTCTGGCCAACGCGGGCGCGGACAAGGCCGCCGGGTTCATGAACGACCTGCGCTACAAGTACAACCTGGTGCCCGAGGGCGTGGACGGCGGCGCTGCCAAGAGCGCGTTCGTGGACGGCCGCCTCGCCATGCTGCTGACCGGTCCCTGGGACATGAGCGACATCAAGAAGGCGGGCATCAACTACGGGATCGCCACCTTCCCGACCCCTCCCGGCGCGAGCGGCAAGTGGAGTCCTTTCGTGGGCGTGCAGGGCGCCATGCTCAGCGCCTACAGCAAGAACAAGGCCGTGGCCGCGCAGTTTGCCCGCTCGATCGTGACTGGCGACGCGCAGGTGGCCTTTAACAAGGCGGGCGGGCGCATTCCGGTCAGCCTGAGCGCGCGCACCAAGCTCAAGAGTGACCCGGTGGTCGCGGGCTTCAGCAAGACCATCAGCGCGGGCACCCCGATGCCCAACGTGGTCGAGATGGGCGCGGTGTGGGGTCCCTGGACCAACGCGGTGGCGCAGAGCGTGCAGCGCCCCAACCAGAACTACACCCAGATTCTCGACAAGGCCGTGCAGGAAATCAACAGCGCCATCAAGTGA
- a CDS encoding TrkH family potassium uptake protein codes for MTRPSRRFWMDRFRPPQLIALSFAAAILIGTLILESPFTHEPGVRVTLLQALFTATSATCVTGLNVLDPGGTFNRAGEWTLLLLIQLGGLGLLTFGTLFASLRGQRVGVEERLRVAQQVNVTEFASVTRVVRGIFAFTLVSELVGTLLLMWRFVPAEGWGKGTFSALFHSVSAFNNAGFGLYPDNLISFAQDPLVLLTTSALFILGGLGYLVLLSLSLYAAAPRRHPLALNTRIIVWTTLGLIAVGAATVTALEWNNPGTLGPLGTAGKLLSGYYQGVSPRTAGFNSVDYGAMLPGSLFVTMLLMFVGGSPGSTAGGIKTTTFYVLLSSVWASVRGQAENNVFGRRIEFDYVLRASVVAALSLVVVTGGVFLLLVTNPQLPFVNLAFEGFSAFGTVGLSMNTTPQLNVAGQLIVIALMYLGRIGPLTFAIAFAQQGRLGVRYPADKSILIG; via the coding sequence GTGACTCGCCCGTCCCGCCGCTTCTGGATGGACCGCTTCCGGCCTCCCCAGCTGATCGCCCTGTCCTTTGCCGCCGCGATCCTGATCGGTACCCTGATTCTGGAGTCGCCCTTCACGCACGAGCCGGGTGTCCGGGTCACCTTGTTGCAGGCGCTGTTCACGGCGACCAGCGCGACCTGCGTCACTGGCCTCAACGTGCTCGATCCGGGCGGCACCTTCAACCGGGCGGGCGAGTGGACCCTGCTGCTGCTGATTCAGCTGGGCGGGCTGGGGCTGCTGACCTTCGGGACCCTCTTCGCCTCGCTGCGCGGGCAGCGGGTGGGGGTCGAGGAGCGGCTGCGGGTGGCCCAGCAGGTCAATGTCACCGAGTTCGCCAGCGTCACGCGGGTCGTGCGCGGCATCTTCGCCTTCACGCTGGTCTCGGAGCTGGTCGGCACCCTGCTGCTGATGTGGCGCTTCGTGCCGGCCGAGGGCTGGGGCAAGGGAACCTTTTCCGCCCTGTTTCATTCGGTGAGCGCGTTCAACAACGCGGGCTTCGGCCTGTATCCCGACAACCTGATTTCCTTCGCGCAGGATCCGCTGGTGCTGCTGACCACCAGCGCCCTGTTTATCCTGGGCGGGCTGGGGTATCTGGTGCTGCTGAGCCTGTCTCTGTATGCCGCCGCGCCGCGCCGCCATCCGCTCGCGCTCAACACCCGCATCATCGTGTGGACCACGCTGGGGCTGATCGCGGTCGGGGCGGCGACCGTCACGGCGCTGGAGTGGAACAACCCCGGCACGCTGGGGCCGCTGGGCACCGCCGGCAAGCTGCTGAGCGGCTACTACCAGGGCGTCTCGCCGCGCACGGCAGGCTTCAACTCGGTGGACTACGGGGCGATGCTGCCGGGCAGCCTCTTTGTCACCATGCTGCTGATGTTCGTGGGCGGCAGCCCCGGCTCGACGGCGGGGGGCATCAAGACCACCACCTTTTACGTGCTGCTCTCCAGCGTGTGGGCCAGCGTGCGCGGACAGGCCGAGAACAACGTCTTCGGGCGGCGCATCGAGTTCGACTACGTGCTGCGGGCCAGTGTGGTCGCGGCGCTGAGCCTGGTCGTGGTGACGGGCGGCGTCTTCTTGCTGCTGGTCACCAATCCCCAGCTCCCCTTCGTCAACCTGGCTTTCGAGGGCTTTTCCGCCTTCGGCACCGTCGGCCTCTCGATGAACACCACCCCCCAGCTCAATGTGGCCGGGCAACTGATCGTGATCGCGCTGATGTACCTGGGCCGCATCGGGCCGCTGACCTTCGCCATCGCCTTTGCCCAGCAGGGCCGCCTGGGCGTGCGCTACCCGGCCGACAAATCCATCCTGATCGGCTGA
- a CDS encoding MFS transporter — protein sequence MTAAPAPSRGPLSPKLLLFLTIFIAMLGLSVLFPIIAPLGRELGLTETQIGWFSTAYSLAQFVFSPVWGSRSERVGRKPVLLLGLVGFSLSFGLFGGLALLGMQGVLAGGTLFALLVASRLLGGLLSSATLPTAQAMMADLSSEQDRAAALGLIGAAFGLGVVFGPALGALLSGFGLTVPIFFSAGLGLLTALAAWRVLPETRRADAAPAPSGERRTLLRSPLIGLFLAVSALYTLASVGMEQTIGFYVQDTLRLDAGETARTVGGMLAVFGLLAAAVQGGAMRPLSRKFAPGPLIMAGLLVMGAGMFLLPLGQTSWGITAALGVIGVGSAVLGPSLSAALSLSAGPDQQGAVAGLNSSALALGRMTGPLLGTGLYQGAGHAAPYLLSGGVLLALLGWLLLARPQLRPAPAERVTGQRG from the coding sequence ATGACCGCCGCTCCCGCCCCCTCACGCGGCCCGCTCAGTCCCAAGCTGCTGCTGTTCCTGACCATCTTCATCGCCATGCTGGGCCTGAGCGTGCTGTTTCCGATCATCGCGCCGCTGGGGCGGGAACTGGGCCTGACCGAGACGCAGATCGGGTGGTTCTCGACCGCCTACAGCCTGGCGCAGTTCGTGTTCTCGCCCGTGTGGGGCAGCCGCAGCGAGCGGGTGGGGCGCAAGCCGGTCTTGCTGCTGGGTCTGGTGGGCTTCTCGCTGAGTTTCGGGCTGTTCGGGGGGCTGGCGCTGCTGGGCATGCAGGGGGTGCTGGCGGGGGGGACCCTCTTCGCGCTGCTGGTGGCCTCGCGGCTGTTGGGCGGCCTGCTGTCGAGCGCGACCCTCCCCACGGCCCAGGCGATGATGGCCGACCTCAGCTCCGAACAAGACCGCGCCGCCGCGCTGGGGCTGATCGGGGCGGCGTTCGGGCTGGGCGTGGTGTTCGGCCCGGCGCTGGGGGCGCTGCTCTCGGGGTTCGGGCTGACGGTGCCGATCTTCTTCAGCGCGGGCCTGGGGCTGCTCACCGCCCTGGCCGCCTGGCGGGTCTTGCCTGAGACCCGGCGCGCCGACGCGGCTCCGGCTCCCAGCGGCGAACGCCGCACGCTGCTGCGTTCGCCGCTGATCGGGCTGTTTCTGGCCGTGAGCGCCCTGTACACGCTCGCCAGCGTGGGCATGGAGCAGACCATCGGGTTTTACGTGCAAGACACCCTGCGGCTGGACGCGGGTGAGACGGCGCGCACGGTCGGGGGGATGCTCGCTGTCTTCGGCCTGCTGGCCGCCGCCGTGCAGGGCGGGGCGATGCGGCCCCTGAGCCGCAAGTTCGCCCCCGGCCCGCTGATCATGGCCGGGCTGCTGGTGATGGGCGCGGGAATGTTCCTGTTGCCGCTGGGGCAGACCTCCTGGGGCATCACCGCCGCGCTGGGGGTGATCGGGGTCGGGAGCGCCGTGCTCGGCCCCAGCCTCAGCGCGGCCCTCTCGCTGAGCGCGGGACCGGACCAGCAGGGCGCCGTCGCGGGCCTGAACAGCAGCGCGCTGGCCCTGGGCCGCATGACCGGGCCGCTGCTGGGCACCGGGCTGTACCAGGGCGCCGGGCACGCGGCGCCGTACCTGCTCAGCGGCGGCGTGCTGCTGGCCCTGCTGGGGTGGCTGCTGCTGGCCCGGCCTCAGCTGCGGCCCGCGCCCGCCGAACGGGTGACCGGGCAGCGCGGCTGA
- a CDS encoding ABC transporter permease subunit, with product MTATLPRSPRSAAPPDGARGFLLAILVLLVLLGGAVLVGWLLSGLTARALPEAPPYLILVYTLGALILGMPVVARLFPWMVNWYYLVPALVFLAAFTVLPIVLTVNYAFTNYSGQNSGNPDSGVRTEVALSADRRTVELAELPEGDNVAEYLRCAAPNCAGDTLVLYDEDASVPVRAEIARAGGTTVTLAAPVAASFQPVSATRLNRYEYVGLANFREIFARASSALWPVFLWTLVFAFSTVVINAIAGLILGILLYNKRLKGRNIYRTLLFLPWAIPAVISVQMWGALLNQQFGIVNKSLGLLGLAAVPWLTDPLWAKISVILVNLWLGFPYMMTATISALATINDDLYEAASIDGASRWQQIQAITLPLLRNSFTPILLSGFAFNFNNFGVIYLLTTTAPGGPGGPPVEGQDAIAGATDILLTWGYKTAFASQGGQNYALASAIALIIFFLTLAISLVNFRAAGVFKEARR from the coding sequence ATGACCGCGACCCTGCCCCGTTCTCCGCGTTCCGCCGCGCCGCCCGACGGCGCTCGCGGCTTTCTCCTGGCCATTCTCGTGCTGCTGGTGCTGCTGGGCGGCGCGGTGCTGGTGGGCTGGCTGCTGTCGGGCCTCACGGCCCGCGCGCTGCCAGAGGCGCCCCCCTACCTGATTCTGGTCTACACCCTGGGCGCCCTGATTCTGGGGATGCCCGTGGTCGCGCGGCTCTTTCCCTGGATGGTCAACTGGTACTACCTGGTGCCCGCGCTGGTGTTTCTGGCGGCCTTCACGGTGCTGCCCATCGTGCTGACGGTGAACTACGCCTTTACCAACTACAGCGGCCAGAACAGCGGCAACCCCGACTCGGGCGTGCGGACGGAAGTGGCCCTGAGCGCCGACCGCCGCACCGTGGAACTGGCCGAGCTGCCGGAGGGGGACAACGTCGCCGAGTACCTGCGCTGCGCGGCGCCGAACTGCGCGGGCGACACGCTGGTGCTGTACGACGAGGACGCCTCGGTGCCGGTGCGCGCCGAGATCGCCCGGGCCGGGGGCACCACCGTGACCCTGGCCGCGCCGGTCGCCGCGAGTTTCCAGCCGGTCAGCGCGACCCGGCTCAACCGCTACGAGTACGTCGGGCTGGCGAACTTCCGCGAGATCTTCGCCCGGGCCTCCAGCGCCCTGTGGCCGGTCTTTCTCTGGACCCTGGTGTTCGCCTTTTCGACGGTGGTGATCAACGCCATCGCGGGGCTGATCCTGGGCATCTTGCTGTACAACAAGCGGCTCAAGGGCCGCAACATCTACCGCACCCTGCTCTTTTTGCCGTGGGCGATTCCCGCCGTCATCAGCGTGCAGATGTGGGGCGCGCTGCTCAACCAGCAGTTCGGCATCGTGAACAAGTCGCTGGGCCTCTTGGGGCTGGCCGCCGTGCCCTGGCTGACCGACCCGCTGTGGGCCAAGATCAGCGTCATCTTGGTGAACCTGTGGCTGGGCTTTCCGTACATGATGACGGCGACCATCAGCGCGCTGGCGACCATCAACGACGACCTGTACGAGGCCGCCAGCATCGACGGGGCCAGCCGCTGGCAGCAGATTCAGGCGATCACGCTGCCGCTGCTGCGCAACTCGTTCACGCCGATCTTGCTCTCGGGGTTCGCCTTTAACTTCAACAACTTCGGCGTGATCTACCTGCTCACCACGACCGCGCCCGGCGGACCGGGCGGGCCGCCCGTGGAAGGCCAGGACGCCATCGCCGGGGCGACCGACATCCTGCTGACCTGGGGCTACAAGACAGCGTTCGCGTCGCAGGGCGGGCAGAACTACGCGCTGGCCAGCGCCATCGCCCTGATCATCTTCTTTCTCACGCTGGCGATCAGCCTGGTGAACTTCAGGGCCGCCGGCGTCTTCAAGGAGGCCCGCCGATGA
- a CDS encoding esterase/lipase family protein — protein sequence MTRFWKVAALMAGSAALLTACGGTTPPGPAAGLQAQARKAPAPAPTRDPILFVHGYNSSGSVWTTMVGNFKRDGWTDAGLFAWSYDTRQSNAVTADLIRQKVDEILTQTGAARVDVITHSMGGLSSRYYLKNLGGDVKVDAWVSLGGPNHGTDFALACLDASCVEMRQGSSFLTALNSPDETPGVSRYGTWWSPCDEIINPDQSVLLSGAANTQTACLTHSQLYQSSTVYAQVRDFVNR from the coding sequence ATGACCCGATTCTGGAAGGTGGCGGCCCTGATGGCCGGTTCGGCAGCGTTGCTCACGGCCTGTGGAGGCACGACCCCGCCCGGCCCGGCGGCGGGCTTGCAGGCCCAGGCGCGCAAGGCCCCGGCTCCTGCGCCGACGCGCGACCCCATCCTGTTTGTCCACGGCTACAACTCCAGCGGATCGGTCTGGACCACGATGGTCGGCAACTTCAAGCGCGACGGCTGGACCGACGCGGGGCTGTTCGCCTGGAGCTACGACACCCGGCAGTCCAACGCGGTGACCGCCGACCTGATCCGGCAGAAGGTCGACGAGATTCTGACCCAGACCGGGGCCGCCCGCGTCGACGTGATCACCCACTCGATGGGCGGGCTGTCCTCGCGCTACTACCTCAAGAATCTCGGCGGCGACGTGAAGGTGGACGCCTGGGTCTCGCTGGGGGGTCCCAACCACGGCACCGATTTCGCCCTCGCCTGCCTTGACGCCTCCTGCGTGGAGATGCGCCAGGGGTCCAGTTTCCTGACGGCGCTCAACAGCCCCGACGAGACCCCCGGCGTGTCCCGCTACGGCACCTGGTGGTCCCCGTGCGACGAGATCATCAACCCGGATCAGAGCGTGCTCCTCAGCGGCGCCGCGAACACCCAGACCGCCTGCCTGACCCACAGCCAGCTTTACCAGAGCAGCACGGTCTATGCCCAGGTGCGCGACTTCGTGAACCGCTGA
- a CDS encoding glycerophosphodiester phosphodiesterase yields MNRLWLAGLGALLLGACALLPGSANPPANPFVQGRTLNIAHQGGEGLRPSNTLLAYRNAASLGADMLEMDMHATRDGVLVLSHDAALDRLTNVRGRIPELTLAQVRAADAGYAFSLDGGRTFPFRGQGVQVAQLSEVLSAFPALPMIIEIKQASPSLAAPFCRALRDAGATRRVIAASFSDVALNEFRAACPEVMTSMTERELRPLVLLSKVGLARLAPVRGRAAQVPVRAGRIEVVTPGFVRAMQARGVAVQVWTVNDPAEMRRLIRLGVDGIITDRPDLLEEVLTREAQGR; encoded by the coding sequence ATGAACAGACTGTGGCTGGCTGGCCTGGGAGCGCTGCTGCTGGGCGCGTGTGCGCTCTTGCCGGGTTCCGCGAATCCCCCCGCGAACCCGTTCGTGCAGGGGCGGACCCTGAACATCGCGCACCAGGGGGGCGAGGGGCTGCGGCCCAGCAATACGCTGCTCGCCTACCGCAACGCCGCCTCGCTGGGGGCCGACATGCTGGAGATGGACATGCACGCCACCCGCGACGGCGTGCTGGTGCTCTCGCACGACGCGGCGCTCGACCGCCTGACCAACGTGCGCGGCCGCATCCCGGAGCTGACGCTGGCGCAGGTGCGGGCCGCCGACGCGGGGTACGCCTTCTCGCTCGACGGCGGGCGCACCTTTCCTTTCCGGGGCCAGGGGGTGCAGGTCGCGCAGCTCTCGGAGGTGCTGAGCGCCTTTCCGGCCCTGCCCATGATCATCGAGATCAAGCAGGCCTCGCCCAGCCTCGCCGCGCCGTTTTGCCGGGCGCTGAGAGACGCGGGGGCGACCCGGCGGGTGATCGCCGCGAGCTTCAGCGACGTGGCCCTGAACGAGTTCCGCGCCGCCTGCCCCGAAGTCATGACCAGCATGACCGAGCGCGAGCTGAGGCCCCTGGTGCTGCTGAGCAAAGTTGGCCTGGCGCGGCTGGCACCCGTACGGGGCCGCGCCGCCCAGGTGCCGGTGCGCGCGGGCCGCATTGAGGTGGTCACGCCGGGCTTCGTGCGGGCGATGCAGGCGCGCGGGGTCGCCGTGCAGGTCTGGACCGTCAACGACCCGGCCGAGATGCGCCGCCTGATCCGCCTGGGGGTGGACGGCATCATCACCGACCGGCCCGACCTGCTGGAAGAAGTGCTGACCAGGGAAGCGCAGGGGCGGTGA